CACTGGTCACATTGCATGCGTTCTTCCTCAAGAAACTCCTGCCGTCACCGTTCGGTCAACCCGGATTCAAATTTCGAGCACGCGTTTCACACATCACCCTCTCCTGGCGGGCCCGATGCTCTAGATTGATTTTCGCTTCGCACGGTTGTGCGCGGGGCGAGGGGTAATGATCTACACGTTCGACGTTGCCGGACAGCCAGTTGTCGAGTGGCCGGTTTGCCATTCACGGGGGGCGGCGCCTCCCTGAGTCAGGAACAGCGCGGCCGGGAGGCGGGGGCCTTCCGAGGGGAGGAACAGGGCGGGAGGCGAGGGCCTCCTGGGGGGAGGAACCGTGTGGAGTGAGCACGTCGAACCCGCTGTCGACCTGGAGGGGGCCGGGGAGCAGGGGGAGGGAGAATTAGTCGACCCGTTTCTATCGGCGCGCCGTCGTCCGATGAACGGGAGAATCAGCCGGCCGAGGATCGACTGGGAGCAGCAGTACCGCCGTACTGTGGTCATCAGCGATACCGTGGCCACCGCCTTCGTGGTAGCGGCGATAGGGCGCTTCTTCGGGGTTCGGGATGCGGCCAACTGGCACGAGAAATGGGGAATTCTCGCCTTCGGCACCGAGGTGCTGGTGCTCGGGGCGCTCGCGCTGACCCGATCGTGGGCTCCGGCCGTTCTCGGCCAGGGCGCCGAGGAATTCCGGCGGCTCGGACGCTCGCTGTTCACGGCGGTCGTCGTCCTGGCGCTCGGAGGGATCGCCCTCACCTCGCACAACATCAAACTCTGGATCTTCGTCGCGATCCCGGCGATCACGCTGGTCACCATGACCGAGCGGTATCTGCTGCGCCTGTGGCTGCACAAACAGCGCAAGGAGGGGCGGTGTCTGCGGCCGGTGCTCGCGGCCGGGAGCCCGGCCACCGTGCGCGACCTGATCGCCCGGACCCGCAAGTTCCCGCACATCGGCTGGCGGGTGGAGGCGGTGTGCACGCCGGACGCGCTCGGGTACAGCCGTGACCGGCTGGACGGCGTGCCGATCGTCGGCCGGCTGTCGGACGTCGCGAACCACGTCCGCCGCGACGGCTACCGCGTCGTCGCCGTCACCCCGGACCCGCACTGGTCACCGGACCGGCTGCAGCGGCTGGCCTGGAACCTGGAGGGCGGCGACGCCGAGATGGTCGTGGCCCCCGTGCTGATGGAGGTGGCGGGCCCGCGGCTGCACGTCGACGCGGTGCTCGGGATCCCGATGCTGCGGGTCAGCATGCCGACCTTCACCGGGGGCCGGCGGGTGGTGAAGGAGGTCGTCGACCGGCTGGGTGCCGCGGTCCTGCTGGTCCTGTTCTCGCCGCTGATGCTGCTCGTCGGGCTGCTGGTGGTGCTGGACAGTCCGGGTGGGGCGTTCTACCGGCAGCACCGGGTCGGCAAGGACGGCCGGGAGTTCACCCTGGTGAAGTTCCGCACCATGGTCCCCGGGGCCGACCGGGCCCGGGCCGAGCTGGCCGACCGCAACGAGGGCGCCGGCCTGCTGTTCAAGCTCCGCCGGGATCCGCGGGTGACCCGGGTGGGAGGGGTGCTGCGCCGGTACTCGCTGGACGAGCTGCCGCAGCTCCTCAACGTGATCACCGGCTCGATGTCGCTCGTCGGTCCGCGGCCTCCGCTGCCGGAGGAGTCCGCCGCGTACGGCCCGGACATCCGGCGGCGGCTGCTCGTCAAGCCCGGGCTCACCGGCCTGTGGCAGATCAGCGGGCGCAGCGACCTGCCGTGGGAGGAGGCGGTCCGCCTCGACCTGCGGTACGTGGAGGACTGGTCGCTCGCCCTGGACACGGTGATCCTCTGGAAGACGCTGCGGGCGGTGCTCCAGGGGCAGGGGGCCTACTGATGCCGGGGGGACCGGCGGTGCGTGGTGGGGGGCGTCGACCGATCGGCGCGCGGACGGCCGGCCGACAGGGCCTGCCCGAGGGGAGGAACGGGTCATGAGGGTCAGCGTCCTGGGGCTCGGCTACGTGGGCTGCGTGTCGGCCGCGTGCCTGGCCAGCCTGGGTCACGAGGTCATCGGCGTGGACGTGAACCAGGTGAAGGTCGACCTGGTCAACGAGGGCAGGGCCCCGGTGGTCGAGGAGCGGATCGGCGAGCTCATCGCCGAGGTCGTGCGGACGGGGGCCCTGCGCGCCACCACCGACGTCCGCGAGGCGATCCTGGGCAGCGAGGTGTCGCTGGTCTGCGTGGGCACGCCCTCGGAGCCCAACGGCAGCCTGTGCACCACGTACCTGGAGCGGGTCACCGAGCAGATCGGTGCCGCGGTGGCCGAGCGGGGTGGGCGGCAGACCGTGGTGTTCCGCAGCACCATGCTCCCGGGCACCTGCCTGAACCTGCTGGTGCCGATCCTGGAGAAGCACGCCGGCGGCACGGCCGGGGTGGACTTCGGGGTCGCGGTCAACCCGGAGTTCCTGCGCGAGGGCACCAGCGTGCGGGACTTCTTCGACCCGCCCAAGACCGTGATCGGCGAGTACGACCGGGCCAGCGGCGACGTGGTCGCGGCGCTCTACGACGGGTTGCCCGGCGAGGTGTTCCGCGTGCCGGTCCCGACCGCCGAGGCGATCAAGTACGCGGACAACGCGTTCCACGGCCTCAAGATCGGTTTCGCCAACGAGCTGGGCGCGGTGTGCCGGGCCCTCGGGGTGGACTCGCACCAGGTGATCGACGTGTTCCTGGCCGACCGCAAACTGAACGTCAGCCCCGCCTACCTGCGGCCCGGCTTCGCCTTCGGCGGCTCCTGCCTGCCCAAGGACCTGCGCAGTCTGGTCCACGCGGCGCGTCAGGCCGACGTCTCGGTGCCCATCCTCTCCCACGTGCTGCCCTCCAACGCCGACCACCTGCAGCGCGCGGTGGAGCTGGTCGAGCGGACCGACAAACGCCGGGTGGGCCTGTTCGGCCTGTCCTTCAAACCCGGGACCGACGACCTCCGCGAGAGCCCGCTCGTCGAGCTGGCCGAGCGGCTCTTCGGCAAGGGCTACGACCTGCGGATCTACGACCCCAACGTGAACCTCTCCCGGCTGCTCGGCGCCAACCGCGAGTACATCGAGACCCGGCTGCCGCACCTCGCGCAGCTGCTCGCGGAGTCCGTCGACGAGGTGCTGGAGCACGCCGAGGTGTGCGTGGTCGGGACCAGCGACCCGGCCGTGCTGGCGGCGCTGCCCCAGGGCGACGGCCCGGTGATCGTCGACCTCATCCGCCTTCCCGACGCCGAGGCGCGCCGGGCCGAACCGGGGTACGTGGGCCTTGCCTGGTGACGCATCGTTCAAGGACGCGGGCGGCGGCTCCGGGCGGGCCCGTCGCGCGCTGATCCTGGTGGAGAACCTGTCGGTGCCGTTCGACCGGCGGGTGTGGCAGGAGTGCACGACGCTGCGCGACGCGGGCTGGACGGTGGACGTCATCTGCCCGCAGGGGAGCAAGCGGGACACCGAGGCGGAGGCGGAGATCGAGGGGGTGCGGATCCACCGCTACCCGCTGCGCGCGGCCACCGGAGGCCCGGCCGGCTACCTGCGGGAGTACGGGTCGGCGTTGTGGCACACGGCCCGGCTGGCCCGCAGGGTCGGTCCGGTCGACGTGGTCCACGCCTGCAATCCGCCCGACCTGCTGTTCCTGCCGGCGCTGTGGCTGAAGCGGCGCGGCGCGCGGTTCGTGTTCGACCAGCACGACCTGGTGCCCGAGCTGTACCTCTCCCGGTTCGACCGCGGTGAGGACCTGCTCTACCGGGCCGTGTGCGCGCTGGAACGGCTGACCTACCGGGCCGCGGACGTCGTGCTCGCCACGAACGAGAGCTACCGGGAGGTCGCGCTGCGCCGTGGCGGCCGGCGTCCGGAGGACGTCTTCGTGGTGCGCAGCGCGCCCGACACCGACCGGTTCCAGCCGGTGCCGCCCGAGCCGGAGCTGAAGCGCGGCAAGCCCCATCTGCTGTGCTACCTGGGCGTCATGGGACCGCAGGACGGCGTGGACTACGCCTTGCGGGCCCTGGCGAAGCTGCGTGACGAGTTCGGGCGGACCGACTGGCACGCGGTGTTCGTCGGCGCCGGCGACACCTTCGAGGCGATGGTGGAGCTGTCCCGGCGGCTCGGGCTGTCGGAGCAGGTGGAGTTCACCGGGCGGGTTCCGGACGCCGATCTGGTGCGCTACCTGTCCACCGCGGACGTGTGCCTCTCCCCCGACCCGCGCAATCCGCTCAACGACGTGTCGACCATGAACAAGGTCCTGGAGTACATGGTGATGGGCCGGCCGATCGTCTCCTTCGACCTGCGAGAGGCGCGGGTCTCCGCCGGTGACGCCGCCCTCTACGCGCCCGCCGACGACGAGGCCGCGTTCGCCGGGCTCATCGCGCAGCTGATGGACGATCCGGAGAAGCGGGCCTGGATGGGCAAGCTCGGCCAGGAGCGGATCGGTGGGCCGCTCGCCTGGCGGAACTCGCAGCGCGCGCTGCTCGCCGCCTACGCCGCGGCCTGCCGTGACCGGGCTCCGGTGACGACGCGCGGCCGGGGCCGGGCCGGGCGAAGGCCGCGCCGTTGAGCGACGAAACGATACGCCTGCACACGATCGGTCTGATCCTCCGTCGGCGCTGGCGGCTGCTCACCGTCCTCGCCGTGCTGGGTGCGCTCCTCGGCTACGGCACCTCCCTGCTGTTCCCGCCGCGGTACACGGCCTCGGTGTCGGTCCTGCTGCCGGGGGCGTGGCAGGAGCGCGAGCTGCTGACCCAGGCGGAGATCGCGACCAGTTCGGTGGTGGTCGACCGCGCGGCCGCCGCCCTCGGCTGGGCCGGGGTCGACGGCCGGGAGCTGCGGGAGCAGGTGACCGCCGCGGCCGCGGACGGGAACATCATCACGATCTCGGGGACGGCCGACACCCCGGAGCACGCCCAGCAGCTCTCCGATCAGGTGGCCAAGCAGTTCGTCACCTTCGCCGCGCGGATCGCGGGCGACACCACCGACCCCGAGGCGGCGCAGCCGGAGGCCCTGCGGCAGATGGTGGTGCAGGCCAGCCGCCGGATCACCGACCTGGCGGATGCCGCAGGTCCGGGGCAGAGCGTGGAGAGCGTGCAGACCCGCACCGAGCTGGCGAAGCTGCGGACCGCGCTGCAGGAGGCCGTCAAGAAGCTGGACCAGGTCGATCCGGCCGTCGGCAAGGCGGACATGGTGGTCATGGGGCCGGCGGCCCGGCCGTCCGGGGAGGCGGCGCCGACCAGGGTGCAGTTCATCGTCGGCGGGGCGCTGTCGGCCTTCCTGGTCGCGGTCATCGGCCATCTCACCGCCGCGCGGACGAGCCGCCGGCCGCGGACCGGACCGGAGATCGCCGCGGCGCTTGGCTCGGCGCTCCTGGGCACGGTCGACGTCCCCGGTGAAGGGCCCGGTCACCGACCGCAGGGCGGTGGCTCGTGGGCCCGGATCCGCCGGCTGCTGGGCCTGGACGTCCGGTGGGACCTGCCGGCCCCGCTCCCCTTCGGCGAGGAGGCCGAGCGGCGGGTCCGCTACCGGCGGGTGTGCGACCGGCTCCGGGACGGGCGGTCGGCCCCCCGGCGGCTGCTGGTCCTGGTCCCGGAGGGCGACCGGACGGCCGGCCTGGCCGCCGAGCAACTCGTCGCCGAGGCGGGGGGCGATCCGCTGCTGCGGGTGGTGGAGGTCCCGGTGTCCCGGCCGCTGGTGCCGGACGGCGAGGAGGAATCCGGTGCCCTGGTGGTGCTGAGCGCGGGCGGCTGGACGGCCGGGGAGCTGGCCGGCATCGCCGAGGCCTGCGCGGACGCCGGGCAGGAGGTCGTCGGCGCCGTCGTCGCCGGGACGGTCCGGGCCCGTCCGGCGCGGTCCGCGGGCCGTCGTCCGGACGGCACCGCGCCTGCGGTGGCGCCCGGGGTGACGCTCGCGGCCGCGCCTGCGGTCATGGTCGGCGACGAGGCGAGGCGAGGTTCGGGGTGACGACGAGGACGACGCCGGAATCCCCGGCCGCCGCTCCCCTGCTGGACCTCCAGTCGCTGGTGGTCGCGGTGCGCAGGCGGCGCCGCCTGTGGGGTTCCCTGGCGCTGCTCGGGCTGCTGCTCGGCGCTGCCGTGGCCGTCCTGCGGCCGCCGCCGCCGACCGCGGTGACCGAGGTGCTGGTGGCCCATCAGGCGGACCAGCCGAACGACCCCGGGACGCTGATCCGCACCGACGTCGCGCTGCTGCACACCACGGCGATCGCGGGCAAGGCGCTGCAGTCCCTCGGGTCCTCCGAGGACCCGGAGGACTTCCTGCGGGACTACGGGGGCACCGGCCTGACCAACAACGTGCTGCAGATCCAGGTGACGGCGCCCAGCGACGCGGAGGCGGTGGCCCGGGCCGGGGCGCTGGCCGACGCGTTCGTCGCGGACCACGTACGGCGGATCAAGGAGGCCGCGGACGCCCAGGCCAAGGCCCTGCTCGACCAGCGGGACCGGCTGCGGGAGGAACTCGCCCGGGTCAACCAGGAGATCGGCGGCGGACAGCAGCAGAGCGGGCCGAAGGCGTCGGCGAACCTGGAGTCCCTCTTCGCCAGCCGGGCCGAACTCACCGCGCGGATCACCGACTTCGGCCAGCGCGCCGCGGAGGCGAGCGTCGGCACGCCCCAGCTCGTCGCCGGCACCCAGATCGTGGACGCCCCGCGCGCGGTGAAGCAGTCCCTGCCCAGGACCGCCGCCACCGACGCCGCGATCGGGCTCGTCCTCGGGCTCGTCCTCGGGATCGCGGTGGCCGCGGTCGGCGCGGTGGTGGCGGACCGCCCCGTGCTGCGCCGGGAGATCGCGGCGAACCTCGGCGCCTCGGTCATCGCGGAGCTGCGCCGGGTGCCCCGCCGGCCGGCCGGACGGTGGCAGCGCCGGCGGACCCGGGCGGCACGGACCAGGCTCACCGCGACCCTGGCCCGCACCGTGGGCGGCTCCGCCGAGGCGGTGTCCCTGCTGGAGCTGGGCTGTGCGCGCGGCACGGGCGTGATCGCCCTGGACCTCGCCGGGGCCCTGGCGGAGAACGGGCCGGTGGTCCTCGTCGACACCCTGCCCGGCCCGCGATTCGCCCGCCGCCGCCCGCAGCCGGGGGACCCGACGGTGGTCGAGCGCGGGCGGGATGCGGCCGCGCCGGGTCAGGAGCGCCGGCTCGGCGTCGGCTCGGTGGCGCCCGGCACCGCGTGGACCGACCTGAGGGACCTCGGCGACCGGACCGTGCTCGTCGTCCGGGCCGGGCACGGCAGCGCCGCGTGGCTGCACACCGTGGCGCGGCAGCTCGCGGACCAGCGCATCCCGGTGCTCGGTGTGGTGCTGATCGACCCCGATCCGCGGGACCGGACCGACGGCACGTTGTGGGACGGGCCGCGCAGCGCGCAGCGCGGCCCAAGCGAGGGGCCGGCCCGGCCGATCGGGACGGGCCGGCGGCGGACGGAACGCGTGCCGATGTGGACCGCACGGGTCCCGGACAGCGACCAGGAGGTGCGGTAGGACATGTGTGGCATCGCAGGCACGTACCGGTGGCCGGACGGGAAGGTCGTGACCGACCTGCTCACCGACACCCTCGCCCACCGCGGCCCGGACGGGGCCGGCCGGTACGGCCACCCCGTGGGTGACGGCGAGGTGCAGCTGGGGCACCGCCGGCTGGCCATCGTCGACCCGTCGGAGACCGGCGCCCAGCCGATGGTCTCGGACGGCCTCGTCCTGACGTACAACGGCGAGCTGTACAACGCGCCCGAGCTGCGGGCCGAACTGGCCGCCGCCGGGGTGCGGTTCCGCGGGACCTCCGACACCGAGGTGCTGCTGGAGGCCTGGCGGCGCTGGGGCACGGACTGCCTGCCCCGGCTGCGCGGCATGTTCGCGTTCGGGATCTTCGACGAGCGGACCGGTGAGCTGGTGCTCGCCCGGGACCAGCTCGGCATCAAGCCGCTGTTCCTGATCCGGCGCGGTGAGGGCCTGGTGTTCGCCTCCGAGCTCAAGGCGCTGGCCGCCGCCACCGGCGGGTCGCTGGAGGTGGACCACGCGGCGCTGGTGGCCTCCCTGCTGTACTACTGGGTGCCGGACTCCCGGTGCGCGTTCCGCGAGGCGGAGAAGCTGCCGCCGGGGAGCTGGCTGAGGTGCCGGCCCGACGGCCGGGTGGACCGCGGCCGGTTCTGGCACCTGCGGGAGGTCGCCGCCGAGGGCCGGGAGCGGGCCCTGAGCGGCGAACTGCCGGACCTCGCCGCCGTCGTCGAGGAGTCGACCCGGCGTCACCTGCTCTCCGACGTGCCCGTGGCGACCTTCCTCTCCGGCGGGCTGGACTCCAGCTACCTGACCGCGCTGGCGGCCCGCGACCGGCCCGGGATCTCCGCCTACACGATCGGGTTCCGCGCCGAGGACGCCCGGTTCGAGGCGATGCCGGACGACCTGCGCTACGCCCGGCGGGTGGCCGAGCGGTTCGGCGTCGACCTGCACGAGATCGAGATCGCCCCGGACGTGCTCGACCTGCTGCCGCGGATGACGTACCACCTGGACGAGCCGATCGGCGACCCGGCCGCGATCAACACCTTCCTGATCTGCTCGGCCGCCCGGGAGGCCGGGGTCAAGGTGCTGCTCTCGGGGATGGGGGCCGACGAGCTGTTCGCCGGCTACCGCAAGCACCTGGCCAACCGGCTCGCGCTGCGCTACCAGCGCGTCCCGCGGCCGCTTCGGCGCGGCCTGTCCAGGGCCGTGGACCGGCTGCCGGTCGCCACCGCCCGCCGGGGGCTGCGCTCGGTGCGGTTCGCGAAGCGGTTCCTCTCCTTCGCCGATCTGCCGGAGGAGACCGCGTTCCGCCGCAGCTACACCATGTACGACCGGGAAGAGTTGCTCGCCCTGGTCGATCCGGACCTGGCCGGGGCCGTGGAGGACGTGCTGACCGAGCACGCGGACGTCTACCAGGACAACGACCTCGACGACTTCGTCAATCGGATGTGCCTGGGCGACGCCCGGATGTTCCTGCCGGGCCTGAACCTCGCCTACACGGACCGCTCCAGCATGGCCGCGTCGACCGAGGTACGGGTGCCGTACGTGGACGTCGAGGTGGTCAGGGCGGCGTTCGCCGTACCCGGCGACCGCAAGATCGTCGGGCGGCAGGGCAAGGCCGTCCTCAAGGAGGCGGCCACCTCGATCCTGCCCCGGGAGATCGTGTACCGGCCCAAGGGCCTGTTCAGCGCCCCGCTGCGGGCCTGGATGAGCCGGGACCTGGCGCCGCTGGTGCGCGAGGTGGTGCACGACGGCGAGCTGGTCCGGTCCGGGTTCCTGCGCCGCGACGCGCTGGCCCGGCTCGTCGCCGAGGACGCCGCCGGGCAGCAGGACTTCTCCAAGCATCTGTGGCATGTGCTGACCCTCGAGTACTGGTACCGCGACGCGGTCTCCGGCTCCGGCCGGACCGCGCACATGACGGCGTAGAAACAAGGGGACTTCGGTGAAACAGGTCGTGCAGAACTACAAGAGCGGCGAGCTGTCGGTGCTCGACGTGCCGGTCCCGGGATGCAAGCCGGGCGGGGTGCTGGTGCGCAGCGCCTTCTCGCTGATCTCCACCGGGACCGAGCTGATGAAGGTGTCCGAGGCCGGCATGTCGATGCTGGGCAAGGCCCGCTCCCGTCCGGACCAGGTGGCCAAGGTCATGCAGAGCGTGGCCACCAACGGGCTGCCCGCCACCTACCGCAAGGTGATGGGCAAGCTGGACTCCTACACGCCGCTGGGCTACTCGCTGTGCGGGGTGGTCGAGCAGGTCGGCGCCGGGATCGACGACGTGAAGGTCGGCGACCTGGTGGCCTGCGCCGGCAACGAGCACGCGCTGCACGCCGAGCTGAACTGGGTGCCGAGGAACCTCTACGCCCCGGTGCCGGACGGCCTCGCGCCGCGGCACGCGGCCTTCGGCACCGTCGGGTCGATCGCGTTGCAGGGTGTCCGCCAGGGCGAGCCGCAGCTCGGCGAGGTGGCGCTGGTCATCGGCCTCGGGCTGATCGGGCAGCTGGTGGTGCAGCTGCTCACCGCCGCGGGCGTCCGCGTCGTCGGGGCCGACCCCGACCCGGCGCGCTGCGAGCTCGCCGAGCGCCTGGGCGCCGTGGCCTGCGGCGATCCCGGGTCCACGGCCGTGGAGGCCGCCGTCGCCGAGCTCACCGGCGGTCACGGCGTGGACCAGGTGTACCTGGCCGCCGGCGGCGGCAGCAACCAGCCCGTCGAGCTGGCCGCCCGGCTGAGCCGGGACCGCGGCCGGGTCGTCGACATCGGCAAGTGCCGCCTGGACCTGCCGTGGAACGCGTACTACGAGAAGGAGCTCGACGTCCGGTTCTCCCGCAGCTACGGCCCCGGGCGCTACGACCCGGAGTACGAGCTCCAGGGGCGGGACTACCCGATCGGCTACGTGCGCTGGACCGAGCGCCGCAACCTGGCGTGCTTCCTCGACCTCCTCGCCCGCGACCGGGTGGACGTGGACCCCCTCATCTCCCACATCGCCGACTTCGACGACGCCGTCGAGACGTACCGGCGTCTGAAGGACGGTGACCTGAAGGC
The window above is part of the Kitasatospora sp. HUAS MG31 genome. Proteins encoded here:
- a CDS encoding nucleotide sugar dehydrogenase — translated: MRVSVLGLGYVGCVSAACLASLGHEVIGVDVNQVKVDLVNEGRAPVVEERIGELIAEVVRTGALRATTDVREAILGSEVSLVCVGTPSEPNGSLCTTYLERVTEQIGAAVAERGGRQTVVFRSTMLPGTCLNLLVPILEKHAGGTAGVDFGVAVNPEFLREGTSVRDFFDPPKTVIGEYDRASGDVVAALYDGLPGEVFRVPVPTAEAIKYADNAFHGLKIGFANELGAVCRALGVDSHQVIDVFLADRKLNVSPAYLRPGFAFGGSCLPKDLRSLVHAARQADVSVPILSHVLPSNADHLQRAVELVERTDKRRVGLFGLSFKPGTDDLRESPLVELAERLFGKGYDLRIYDPNVNLSRLLGANREYIETRLPHLAQLLAESVDEVLEHAEVCVVGTSDPAVLAALPQGDGPVIVDLIRLPDAEARRAEPGYVGLAW
- a CDS encoding sugar transferase is translated as MNGRISRPRIDWEQQYRRTVVISDTVATAFVVAAIGRFFGVRDAANWHEKWGILAFGTEVLVLGALALTRSWAPAVLGQGAEEFRRLGRSLFTAVVVLALGGIALTSHNIKLWIFVAIPAITLVTMTERYLLRLWLHKQRKEGRCLRPVLAAGSPATVRDLIARTRKFPHIGWRVEAVCTPDALGYSRDRLDGVPIVGRLSDVANHVRRDGYRVVAVTPDPHWSPDRLQRLAWNLEGGDAEMVVAPVLMEVAGPRLHVDAVLGIPMLRVSMPTFTGGRRVVKEVVDRLGAAVLLVLFSPLMLLVGLLVVLDSPGGAFYRQHRVGKDGREFTLVKFRTMVPGADRARAELADRNEGAGLLFKLRRDPRVTRVGGVLRRYSLDELPQLLNVITGSMSLVGPRPPLPEESAAYGPDIRRRLLVKPGLTGLWQISGRSDLPWEEAVRLDLRYVEDWSLALDTVILWKTLRAVLQGQGAY
- a CDS encoding Wzz/FepE/Etk N-terminal domain-containing protein encodes the protein MTTRTTPESPAAAPLLDLQSLVVAVRRRRRLWGSLALLGLLLGAAVAVLRPPPPTAVTEVLVAHQADQPNDPGTLIRTDVALLHTTAIAGKALQSLGSSEDPEDFLRDYGGTGLTNNVLQIQVTAPSDAEAVARAGALADAFVADHVRRIKEAADAQAKALLDQRDRLREELARVNQEIGGGQQQSGPKASANLESLFASRAELTARITDFGQRAAEASVGTPQLVAGTQIVDAPRAVKQSLPRTAATDAAIGLVLGLVLGIAVAAVGAVVADRPVLRREIAANLGASVIAELRRVPRRPAGRWQRRRTRAARTRLTATLARTVGGSAEAVSLLELGCARGTGVIALDLAGALAENGPVVLVDTLPGPRFARRRPQPGDPTVVERGRDAAAPGQERRLGVGSVAPGTAWTDLRDLGDRTVLVVRAGHGSAAWLHTVARQLADQRIPVLGVVLIDPDPRDRTDGTLWDGPRSAQRGPSEGPARPIGTGRRRTERVPMWTARVPDSDQEVR
- the asnB gene encoding asparagine synthase (glutamine-hydrolyzing); the protein is MCGIAGTYRWPDGKVVTDLLTDTLAHRGPDGAGRYGHPVGDGEVQLGHRRLAIVDPSETGAQPMVSDGLVLTYNGELYNAPELRAELAAAGVRFRGTSDTEVLLEAWRRWGTDCLPRLRGMFAFGIFDERTGELVLARDQLGIKPLFLIRRGEGLVFASELKALAAATGGSLEVDHAALVASLLYYWVPDSRCAFREAEKLPPGSWLRCRPDGRVDRGRFWHLREVAAEGRERALSGELPDLAAVVEESTRRHLLSDVPVATFLSGGLDSSYLTALAARDRPGISAYTIGFRAEDARFEAMPDDLRYARRVAERFGVDLHEIEIAPDVLDLLPRMTYHLDEPIGDPAAINTFLICSAAREAGVKVLLSGMGADELFAGYRKHLANRLALRYQRVPRPLRRGLSRAVDRLPVATARRGLRSVRFAKRFLSFADLPEETAFRRSYTMYDREELLALVDPDLAGAVEDVLTEHADVYQDNDLDDFVNRMCLGDARMFLPGLNLAYTDRSSMAASTEVRVPYVDVEVVRAAFAVPGDRKIVGRQGKAVLKEAATSILPREIVYRPKGLFSAPLRAWMSRDLAPLVREVVHDGELVRSGFLRRDALARLVAEDAAGQQDFSKHLWHVLTLEYWYRDAVSGSGRTAHMTA
- a CDS encoding glycosyltransferase family 4 protein; this encodes MPGDASFKDAGGGSGRARRALILVENLSVPFDRRVWQECTTLRDAGWTVDVICPQGSKRDTEAEAEIEGVRIHRYPLRAATGGPAGYLREYGSALWHTARLARRVGPVDVVHACNPPDLLFLPALWLKRRGARFVFDQHDLVPELYLSRFDRGEDLLYRAVCALERLTYRAADVVLATNESYREVALRRGGRRPEDVFVVRSAPDTDRFQPVPPEPELKRGKPHLLCYLGVMGPQDGVDYALRALAKLRDEFGRTDWHAVFVGAGDTFEAMVELSRRLGLSEQVEFTGRVPDADLVRYLSTADVCLSPDPRNPLNDVSTMNKVLEYMVMGRPIVSFDLREARVSAGDAALYAPADDEAAFAGLIAQLMDDPEKRAWMGKLGQERIGGPLAWRNSQRALLAAYAAACRDRAPVTTRGRGRAGRRPRR
- a CDS encoding bi-domain-containing oxidoreductase produces the protein MKQVVQNYKSGELSVLDVPVPGCKPGGVLVRSAFSLISTGTELMKVSEAGMSMLGKARSRPDQVAKVMQSVATNGLPATYRKVMGKLDSYTPLGYSLCGVVEQVGAGIDDVKVGDLVACAGNEHALHAELNWVPRNLYAPVPDGLAPRHAAFGTVGSIALQGVRQGEPQLGEVALVIGLGLIGQLVVQLLTAAGVRVVGADPDPARCELAERLGAVACGDPGSTAVEAAVAELTGGHGVDQVYLAAGGGSNQPVELAARLSRDRGRVVDIGKCRLDLPWNAYYEKELDVRFSRSYGPGRYDPEYELQGRDYPIGYVRWTERRNLACFLDLLARDRVDVDPLISHIADFDDAVETYRRLKDGDLKAVAVLFRYPEPAGDGKVEAPVVAVPEVRRGGKAPTVARPARAVRLAFVGAGNYASSMLLPHLAQRDGVTLSTVVTTTALSAANAQRKFGFAHATTDLDAVLGDPSVDAVFVVTRHSSHAELTRRALLAGKTVFVEKPLALTEDELAGVLAAVEESGNDRLQVGFNRRFAPLLREARDRFGARTGPAHLRYLVNAGRLEHGSWYLQQGTEGSRFAGEGGHFIDTASWLLEADPVSVYAVAPSGNEDLQVVLRYPDGSTATLGYVTTGAPGFPKETLDLVADGKVLKLDDFVRASVYGPRRWVSSRLPKARDKGQSAELAAFIKAVRTDGPMPVPLESLVATTAATLAVQAALAGGAPVTLARAR
- a CDS encoding Wzz/FepE/Etk N-terminal domain-containing protein, whose amino-acid sequence is MSDETIRLHTIGLILRRRWRLLTVLAVLGALLGYGTSLLFPPRYTASVSVLLPGAWQERELLTQAEIATSSVVVDRAAAALGWAGVDGRELREQVTAAAADGNIITISGTADTPEHAQQLSDQVAKQFVTFAARIAGDTTDPEAAQPEALRQMVVQASRRITDLADAAGPGQSVESVQTRTELAKLRTALQEAVKKLDQVDPAVGKADMVVMGPAARPSGEAAPTRVQFIVGGALSAFLVAVIGHLTAARTSRRPRTGPEIAAALGSALLGTVDVPGEGPGHRPQGGGSWARIRRLLGLDVRWDLPAPLPFGEEAERRVRYRRVCDRLRDGRSAPRRLLVLVPEGDRTAGLAAEQLVAEAGGDPLLRVVEVPVSRPLVPDGEEESGALVVLSAGGWTAGELAGIAEACADAGQEVVGAVVAGTVRARPARSAGRRPDGTAPAVAPGVTLAAAPAVMVGDEARRGSG